The Rhodocytophaga rosea genome has a segment encoding these proteins:
- a CDS encoding helix-turn-helix domain-containing protein, translated as MRYIKKITDKQKQDLEKIHKDSKSYQERNRCQCILLSNQGYQVQKLASIFQVSQLSIYKWFDRFEKTGVVGLKNQKGKGRKPILTTSNATHVEVVENSIEKEKQQLKLAKREIEAKLGTAMSEMTLKRFLKKLTTDGNVSVNG; from the coding sequence ATGCGTTATATCAAGAAGATTACAGACAAGCAAAAACAAGACTTAGAGAAGATTCATAAAGATAGTAAAAGTTATCAGGAACGTAACCGTTGCCAATGTATACTGTTATCCAATCAAGGCTATCAAGTACAGAAGTTAGCAAGCATTTTTCAAGTAAGTCAGTTAAGTATTTATAAGTGGTTTGATCGCTTTGAGAAAACAGGTGTGGTAGGGTTAAAGAACCAAAAAGGGAAAGGCAGAAAACCCATCCTTACTACCAGTAATGCTACCCATGTTGAAGTAGTGGAAAATAGCATAGAGAAAGAAAAACAACAACTTAAATTAGCTAAGCGAGAGATAGAAGCTAAATTAGGCACGGCTATGAGTGAGATGACCTTGAAGCGGTTTTTAAAAAAATTGACTACCGATGGAAACGTTTCCGTAAATGGATAA
- a CDS encoding DUF1684 domain-containing protein encodes MKKTNAIYFYGIIAAVILILIYTFADTQANDSYVEKLTKFRNEKDEFFKNSDESPLVKKEGFTELNYFPPDLTYRIKANIELTQDTSRLKIRMTGGEVENFIKYGYATFKLRDKDHKLLLLLRMDEEGGKDELFLPFTDKTNGFETYGGGRYLDLELDNNEELIIDFNFAYNPFCAYNDNFTCPIPPAENQLDIEIKAGEKEFIK; translated from the coding sequence ATGAAAAAAACAAATGCTATTTACTTCTACGGAATTATCGCTGCTGTTATTCTGATCCTAATATATACTTTTGCCGATACCCAGGCCAACGATAGCTACGTAGAGAAACTTACCAAATTCAGAAACGAAAAAGATGAGTTTTTCAAAAATTCTGATGAATCGCCCCTTGTTAAAAAAGAAGGCTTCACTGAACTCAATTATTTCCCTCCCGACCTTACTTACCGCATCAAAGCAAACATTGAATTAACGCAAGATACTTCCCGGCTGAAAATCCGGATGACAGGGGGTGAAGTTGAAAATTTTATTAAGTATGGCTACGCTACTTTTAAACTGAGGGACAAAGACCATAAGCTTCTCTTATTGCTCCGAATGGATGAAGAAGGCGGCAAAGACGAGCTATTTCTGCCTTTTACCGATAAAACCAATGGCTTCGAAACATATGGCGGTGGCAGGTATCTCGATTTAGAACTCGACAATAACGAAGAACTTATTATTGATTTTAATTTTGCCTATAATCCTTTCTGTGCGTACAACGATAATTTTACCTGTCCGATACCGCCGGCAGAAAACCAGCTGGATATTGAGATAAAAGCTGGTGAGAAAGAGTTTATTAAATAA
- the rpsT gene encoding 30S ribosomal protein S20, whose amino-acid sequence MANHKSALKRIRSNEAKRVRNKFQAKTTRSYVRRLRDTKDKAEAQELFKTVASMLDKLAKKNVIHKNKAANNKSKLARLVNSLA is encoded by the coding sequence ATGGCAAATCATAAATCCGCTTTAAAAAGAATCAGGTCAAACGAAGCCAAGCGTGTAAGAAATAAATTTCAAGCTAAAACTACCCGTAGCTACGTGAGAAGGTTGAGAGATACCAAAGATAAGGCAGAAGCACAGGAATTATTTAAGACGGTAGCCTCCATGCTGGACAAGCTTGCCAAAAAGAATGTCATCCACAAAAACAAAGCGGCTAACAACAAATCTAAATTAGCCCGGCTGGTAAACAGTTTAGCATAG
- a CDS encoding IS630 family transposase — protein sequence MQNKEAYEQKVKRLHALLYLAQTGSIDLYFGDESGFCLTPCVPYGWIKKGEHAPILSQRSTRINVFGLLSTNNELLTYQKSGSLNADFIIECVEAFSTSISKFTVIVLDNASWHTCGLWEVKKEEWEQKGLYIFLLPKYSPHLNRIERFWKQVKYHWLKAEDYLSVEALKEALYTIFSGLGTYFKLDFKKLEVDENIILNCV from the coding sequence TTGCAAAACAAAGAAGCATATGAGCAGAAAGTCAAGCGATTACATGCTTTGCTTTATTTGGCACAGACAGGCAGTATAGATTTATATTTTGGAGACGAATCAGGGTTTTGCCTTACCCCTTGTGTACCTTATGGATGGATCAAAAAAGGCGAACACGCCCCTATTTTATCCCAAAGAAGTACAAGGATAAATGTATTTGGCTTGTTAAGTACAAATAATGAGTTGCTTACTTATCAGAAAAGTGGGAGTCTAAACGCTGACTTTATCATTGAATGTGTAGAGGCCTTCTCAACATCTATTTCCAAGTTTACTGTCATAGTCTTAGACAACGCCTCCTGGCATACATGTGGCCTATGGGAAGTCAAAAAAGAAGAATGGGAACAGAAAGGATTATACATCTTTTTGCTGCCTAAGTATAGTCCTCATCTTAACAGGATCGAACGATTTTGGAAGCAGGTGAAATATCATTGGCTCAAAGCCGAAGACTATCTGTCTGTAGAAGCGCTTAAGGAGGCACTTTATACCATCTTTTCAGGATTGGGTACTTACTTTAAACTTGATTTTAAAAAACTTGAAGTAGATGAAAATATTATACTTAATTGTGTTTAA
- a CDS encoding YceI family protein, translating into MKTIQKIALSVWVLTLVFSYTALTAGNDPGKKTALKAKATTLTVDPAKSQLIWNAKKVGGEHTGNVKLSKGSMTVQGSKLTGGVFVMDMTTITDTDLTNADFNTKLTTHLKSEDFFSVEKHPASTFKITKAEPIAKAKAGEANYTITGDLTIKGITHSLSFPATVKINGNMAEATAKFEVNRTKWDIKYRAAIIGTAADKIIDDNFTIDLKVVAGKPENS; encoded by the coding sequence ATGAAAACAATTCAAAAAATCGCACTCTCCGTATGGGTACTGACACTGGTATTCAGCTATACGGCACTTACTGCAGGTAATGATCCTGGGAAGAAAACAGCTTTAAAAGCTAAAGCCACAACCCTGACAGTAGATCCGGCAAAAAGCCAGCTGATCTGGAATGCAAAAAAAGTAGGCGGTGAACACACCGGCAATGTAAAGCTTTCCAAAGGCTCAATGACGGTACAGGGCAGCAAGCTGACGGGCGGAGTTTTTGTGATGGATATGACCACAATTACGGACACCGACCTTACGAATGCCGATTTTAATACAAAACTAACTACTCACCTCAAGTCCGAAGATTTCTTTTCTGTAGAAAAACATCCTGCTTCTACTTTTAAAATCACGAAAGCAGAACCTATTGCAAAGGCTAAAGCTGGTGAAGCTAATTATACCATTACTGGTGACCTGACTATCAAAGGAATCACACATTCCCTTTCTTTTCCGGCTACTGTAAAAATCAACGGAAATATGGCCGAAGCTACTGCAAAGTTCGAAGTAAACCGCACAAAATGGGATATTAAATACCGGGCCGCCATTATCGGAACAGCCGCAGATAAAATTATTGATGATAATTTTACTATTGACCTAAAAGTAGTGGCTGGTAAACCTGAAAATAGTTAA
- a CDS encoding TonB-dependent receptor domain-containing protein, whose translation MRTFTKYLLLLVITFLVLHQVQAQIPAAGKGKGKITGKVIDATNQEAVPFATAALTDPATGKPIDGAVADDNGKFTILKVSEGTYKIVISFIGYQDKVVDNVKISDKKDAVDLGTIKVSPSVQELKEVTVEAQKTLFEEKVDRTVYNAENDATNKGGDATDVLRKVPMLSVDLDGNVSLRGSQNLTVLINNRPSTIAASSIADALKQIPSDMIKSVEVITSPSAKYDAEGSGGIINIITKKNTLEGFSLNINSGVGIRGSNLGLNGNYRRGKMGFSLGGFGRAGYNVRGNFENNQLTYQYNENDGTLVENSLNRQMADTRNNNLFGRYQLGWDYDINKQNYISASVQFGTRNQRSYQDNLLTESTQLQTGTFSSRLQDVDTKDLSNNVDVNLNYTHNFKKPQQELSIQGQYSRNNRTNDFVRSTLDEDGFSILERAKNLNDSYNQESTIQVDYITPIAKNQILELGGKNIMRQVTSNFRYLSATGADGEYLPTPNRASDIFNYDQNVTAGYFTYTFNFLKNYSLKAGSRYEYTTITAQFQSDGEEIKIPSYGTLVPSVYISRKLKNGNMLKASYNRRIQRPSLQFLNPNVQNPNPLFESFGNPQLDPEFTNNFELGYNTYIKKTSLSMSAFVRNTTGAIQSIRRPKIGQEEVIQTTYENIGSENAYGLNVNANVSISNKFSLNGGGDIYYAVLDNNIADFLYAAHNEGIVYNIRGFANYSLTKGWGLQMFGFYRGRQVNLQGIQGGFGVYSLNIRKEFNEKKGSIGFGAENFFTTSIRVPNTVESPLINQKSINTMRNMNFKINFSYTIGKMSMDGGSRRRSRSINNDDVKEGGDNGGQNDGGGMQGGGGQGGGQRQGGGQAPTQGVRPQGQGQRQQQDSTLVKPDQQQFPGQGQDSTGVKQEPAQLQQQDSTQVNPAQKQFPTGQKPQTTPANQGQLVVPAGTPKKD comes from the coding sequence ATGAGAACGTTTACAAAATACTTGCTTCTTCTGGTGATTACATTCCTGGTTTTACATCAGGTGCAGGCACAGATACCAGCAGCTGGTAAAGGAAAAGGAAAAATTACCGGTAAAGTGATAGATGCCACCAATCAGGAAGCTGTTCCCTTTGCAACAGCCGCTCTTACCGATCCTGCTACCGGCAAACCTATTGATGGGGCGGTAGCTGATGATAATGGTAAGTTTACTATTTTAAAAGTATCAGAAGGTACTTATAAGATAGTGATCTCATTCATAGGCTACCAGGATAAAGTGGTTGATAATGTAAAAATTTCTGATAAAAAAGATGCCGTAGATCTGGGTACGATTAAAGTGAGTCCGAGCGTACAGGAATTGAAAGAAGTAACGGTAGAAGCCCAGAAAACACTGTTTGAAGAAAAGGTAGACCGCACGGTATACAATGCCGAAAACGATGCAACCAACAAAGGCGGCGATGCTACTGATGTATTGCGGAAAGTACCCATGCTATCTGTAGACCTGGATGGCAATGTTTCGCTGAGGGGAAGCCAGAATCTTACCGTACTTATCAATAACCGGCCATCTACGATTGCGGCCAGCAGTATAGCCGATGCCTTAAAGCAGATTCCTTCCGATATGATTAAATCGGTGGAAGTAATTACTTCTCCTTCTGCTAAATATGATGCCGAAGGTTCTGGAGGGATTATCAATATCATTACCAAGAAAAATACGCTGGAAGGTTTTTCATTGAATATTAATTCCGGAGTGGGTATCCGTGGTTCTAACCTGGGTTTAAATGGAAATTACCGGAGAGGAAAAATGGGATTCTCGCTGGGTGGGTTTGGCCGGGCAGGGTATAACGTGAGAGGTAACTTTGAAAACAATCAGTTAACCTACCAGTATAATGAGAACGATGGTACGCTGGTTGAAAATTCATTAAACCGTCAGATGGCTGATACCAGAAACAATAACCTGTTTGGTCGTTATCAGCTGGGTTGGGATTATGATATTAATAAGCAAAATTATATTAGTGCTTCTGTACAGTTTGGTACCAGAAACCAGCGTTCCTATCAGGATAATTTATTAACTGAATCTACCCAGTTGCAGACCGGAACTTTCAGCAGCAGACTTCAGGATGTAGATACGAAAGATTTATCCAATAACGTAGATGTGAATCTGAATTATACACACAACTTTAAAAAGCCGCAACAAGAACTCTCCATTCAGGGACAATATAGCCGGAACAACCGCACCAACGACTTTGTCCGGAGTACGCTGGATGAGGATGGTTTTTCTATACTAGAACGTGCTAAAAACCTGAATGACAGCTATAACCAGGAATCAACGATACAGGTAGACTATATAACACCGATTGCCAAAAATCAGATACTTGAACTGGGTGGAAAAAATATTATGCGGCAGGTAACTAGTAATTTCAGATATCTGTCTGCTACGGGTGCTGATGGCGAATATCTTCCTACACCAAACCGTGCTTCAGATATATTCAATTATGATCAGAACGTAACAGCAGGCTATTTTACCTATACTTTTAACTTTTTGAAGAACTACAGCCTGAAAGCTGGTTCCAGGTATGAATATACCACGATTACTGCCCAGTTTCAGAGTGATGGCGAAGAAATCAAAATACCCTCTTATGGAACTCTGGTACCCAGTGTATACATTTCCAGAAAGCTGAAAAACGGCAATATGTTGAAGGCTTCCTATAACCGCCGTATTCAGCGTCCTTCCCTGCAATTCCTGAACCCAAATGTACAGAACCCTAACCCTTTGTTTGAGTCTTTTGGGAATCCGCAACTCGATCCTGAGTTTACCAATAATTTCGAGTTAGGTTATAATACTTATATTAAGAAAACTTCTCTTTCCATGTCTGCATTCGTGCGCAATACAACCGGCGCTATACAATCGATCAGAAGGCCAAAAATAGGACAGGAAGAAGTAATCCAGACTACGTATGAGAATATTGGCAGTGAAAATGCCTATGGATTGAATGTGAATGCCAATGTGAGTATCTCAAACAAATTTTCATTGAACGGCGGTGGAGATATCTACTATGCTGTATTGGATAATAATATTGCTGATTTTCTGTACGCAGCTCATAACGAAGGTATTGTATATAACATCCGGGGTTTTGCCAATTACAGCCTTACAAAAGGGTGGGGCTTACAAATGTTTGGTTTCTACAGAGGCCGGCAGGTAAATCTGCAGGGTATTCAGGGTGGTTTTGGTGTATACAGTCTCAACATCAGAAAAGAGTTTAATGAGAAGAAGGGCAGTATTGGTTTTGGGGCAGAAAACTTCTTTACTACTTCTATCAGAGTGCCTAACACTGTAGAGTCGCCGCTTATTAACCAGAAAAGCATTAATACCATGCGGAATATGAACTTCAAGATCAATTTCAGCTATACCATTGGAAAAATGAGCATGGACGGAGGTTCCCGCCGGCGGAGTAGATCCATCAATAATGATGATGTGAAAGAAGGCGGTGATAATGGCGGACAGAATGATGGAGGAGGTATGCAAGGGGGTGGCGGACAAGGTGGCGGCCAAAGACAAGGTGGTGGTCAGGCGCCTACGCAGGGTGTAAGGCCACAAGGACAAGGCCAGCGTCAGCAACAAGATAGTACTCTGGTAAAACCTGATCAGCAACAATTTCCTGGACAAGGACAGGATTCAACTGGTGTAAAACAAGAGCCTGCACAATTACAGCAGCAAGATAGTACGCAGGTAAATCCTGCCCAGAAACAATTTCCAACAGGGCAAAAGCCACAAACCACTCCCGCTAATCAGGGACAACTTGTGGTGCCTGCTGGTACGCCTAAGAAAGATTAA
- a CDS encoding zinc dependent phospholipase C family protein: MTKYIFAFLLCMSIAIQSYGWGFYAHQRINRLAVFGLPPEMIVFYKHYILYLTENAVNPDKRRYAVDGEAPRHYIDMDVYGDSALYKLPHHWKEAVAKYTEDTLQTYGIVPWHINFMKYQLTEAFKQKDVNRILRISADLGHYIGDAHVPLHTTENYNGQLTGQHGIHGLWESRLPELFAANYDFFSGTATYLTDTQETAWQSVAGSHMALDSVLRFEKELTKQFAEDKKYSFEQRGNITVRVYSQAFSKAYHRMLAGQVERRMKASIKMVSDFWYTAWVDAGQPDLVELTKFDFTEQEKQKLEEEKQQWEKRHVPSRPHESGLFQLPSTGITSCEHIHIIGDEGIPSILMSVRRRKNTFSESNALFE, translated from the coding sequence ATGACCAAGTATATTTTTGCCTTTCTGCTGTGTATGAGCATAGCTATACAAAGTTATGGATGGGGATTTTATGCCCATCAGCGCATCAACCGGCTGGCCGTGTTTGGATTACCTCCAGAAATGATTGTTTTCTACAAGCACTATATTTTGTACCTGACTGAAAATGCCGTAAATCCGGATAAACGCCGCTATGCTGTAGATGGAGAAGCACCCAGGCATTACATTGATATGGATGTATATGGCGATAGTGCTTTGTATAAACTGCCTCACCACTGGAAAGAAGCCGTAGCAAAATATACGGAAGATACCCTGCAAACTTATGGCATCGTACCCTGGCATATCAACTTTATGAAGTACCAGTTAACCGAAGCATTTAAACAAAAAGATGTAAACCGTATCCTGCGTATTTCAGCAGACTTAGGCCATTATATCGGCGATGCACACGTACCGCTGCATACTACTGAAAATTATAACGGACAACTTACCGGGCAGCATGGCATTCATGGCTTGTGGGAATCCCGGTTGCCGGAGCTTTTTGCTGCCAACTATGATTTTTTCTCAGGCACCGCTACTTACCTCACAGACACCCAGGAAACAGCCTGGCAGTCTGTAGCTGGCTCGCATATGGCTCTAGATTCTGTATTGCGTTTTGAAAAAGAACTCACCAAACAGTTTGCCGAAGATAAAAAATACAGTTTCGAGCAGCGGGGCAATATCACTGTCCGGGTATATTCACAGGCTTTTTCCAAAGCTTATCACCGGATGCTGGCCGGACAGGTAGAACGGCGTATGAAAGCTTCTATCAAAATGGTAAGTGATTTCTGGTACACGGCCTGGGTGGATGCAGGCCAGCCAGATCTGGTTGAACTAACGAAATTCGATTTTACTGAACAGGAAAAACAGAAACTGGAAGAAGAAAAACAGCAGTGGGAAAAACGGCATGTTCCTTCTCGTCCGCATGAGTCTGGTTTGTTTCAACTCCCTTCAACTGGAATCACCTCTTGCGAACATATACATATAATTGGCGATGAGGGAATACCAAGCATTCTAATGTCTGTTCGCAGGAGGAAAAATACTTTCTCAGAAAGTAATGCTTTATTCGAGTAG
- a CDS encoding heme-binding domain-containing protein translates to MKKKILIALLIILVGIQFIRPAPNNGEASGNKDFTNYVQVPEHIKTTLQASCFDCHSNHTNYPWYASVNPIGLWLNHHIEEGKSELNFSDFSTYDLKRMDHKLEETAEEVQEGHMPLPSYTLIHTDTKLSQEQVKQIVEWVKTERQRLNVPKQ, encoded by the coding sequence ATGAAAAAGAAAATATTAATTGCGCTGCTTATTATTTTAGTAGGTATTCAGTTTATCCGTCCTGCCCCGAACAACGGAGAGGCCAGTGGAAATAAGGATTTTACCAATTATGTACAGGTACCTGAGCATATAAAAACTACGTTGCAGGCCTCTTGTTTCGATTGCCATTCTAATCATACCAATTATCCCTGGTATGCGTCAGTCAACCCCATAGGCTTATGGCTTAACCATCATATAGAGGAAGGTAAATCTGAACTTAACTTCTCTGATTTCTCTACCTATGACCTGAAAAGGATGGATCATAAGCTGGAAGAAACGGCAGAAGAAGTGCAGGAAGGACACATGCCTCTTCCTTCTTATACACTCATTCATACAGATACAAAACTAAGCCAGGAGCAGGTAAAACAAATTGTGGAATGGGTAAAAACAGAACGGCAGCGGTTAAATGTACCTAAGCAATAA
- a CDS encoding glycoside hydrolase family 26 protein, translating to MSRLYIVLIITALFSCFSLPEPVGKKGVTDAKATKETVALFNNLQKISEKYILFGHQHATEYGHGWYGEEGRSDVKSVTGSHPAVIGIDFSGLSGRSQEEIENNKQSLRKQITDTYNRGGVITIAWHFTNPVTPQTGFYWKDSVSSPAVKHIIPGGSHHAQYKKILQTVSELANSAKGDDGKLVPMIFRPYHELDGGWFWWGKPHCSREEFISLWRFTVAYLRDSLNVHNFLYAFSPDNKFNSEAEFLERYPGNEWVDMVGMDNYGDFGRNGSYNLEAGIKKLKIVSDYARKAGKLAAFTETGLESIPDTDWWTNSLLKSLKAEKMKMAYVLVWRNDSKSPTHYYAPYPGHPSVPDFMKFYQDPYTLFETDLPDLYK from the coding sequence ATGAGCAGGTTGTATATAGTACTTATCATAACGGCTTTATTTTCGTGCTTTTCCCTGCCAGAGCCAGTTGGTAAAAAGGGAGTAACTGATGCGAAAGCCACCAAAGAGACAGTTGCTTTATTCAATAATCTGCAAAAAATATCTGAAAAATACATTTTGTTTGGTCACCAGCATGCTACTGAATATGGTCATGGCTGGTATGGTGAGGAAGGACGTTCAGATGTTAAATCTGTTACCGGCTCTCATCCGGCGGTGATTGGCATAGATTTCAGCGGATTATCCGGGCGTTCCCAGGAGGAAATTGAGAATAACAAACAATCGCTTCGGAAACAAATTACGGATACCTACAACCGTGGCGGAGTTATTACAATTGCCTGGCATTTTACCAATCCGGTTACACCCCAAACAGGTTTCTACTGGAAAGACTCTGTTTCATCACCGGCTGTAAAACATATTATTCCGGGTGGTTCTCACCATGCACAATACAAGAAAATCCTGCAAACTGTATCTGAACTTGCCAACTCAGCAAAGGGAGATGATGGAAAACTGGTGCCAATGATCTTCCGTCCTTACCATGAGCTGGATGGAGGCTGGTTCTGGTGGGGAAAACCTCATTGCAGCCGCGAAGAGTTCATATCTCTTTGGCGTTTTACTGTAGCATACCTGAGAGACAGCCTGAATGTGCATAACTTCTTGTATGCATTTTCTCCTGACAACAAATTTAATTCGGAAGCAGAGTTTCTCGAGCGCTATCCTGGCAATGAATGGGTAGATATGGTAGGCATGGATAACTACGGAGATTTTGGCCGCAATGGCAGTTACAATCTGGAGGCAGGAATAAAGAAGCTTAAAATTGTTTCAGACTATGCCCGTAAAGCCGGGAAACTGGCTGCTTTTACTGAAACTGGCTTAGAATCTATTCCGGATACGGATTGGTGGACAAATTCTTTGTTAAAATCGCTGAAAGCCGAAAAAATGAAAATGGCATATGTACTGGTCTGGCGGAATGATTCGAAAAGCCCTACACATTATTATGCACCCTATCCTGGTCATCCCAGTGTGCCTGATTTTATGAAGTTCTATCAGGACCCTTATACTTTGTTTGAAACTGACCTGCCGGATTTATATAAGTAA
- the radC gene encoding RadC family protein has translation MNVDNYPHNLKILSWAEEDRPREKLMLKGKSALSDAELIGILIGSGTISMSAVDLAKLILNNVDNNLNELAKLSLQDLKKFKGIGEAKAISIMSALELGRRRRESEGPKKIRITSSNDVYDLMAPHLLDLMHEEFWVILLNRANTVIKKVQVSAGGVAGTVADPKIIFKIALENLSSGIILVHNHPSGNLMPSQADKDITRRMKEAGKLLEIPVLDHVIFADKSCFSFADEGIL, from the coding sequence ATGAACGTAGACAATTACCCTCACAATTTGAAGATCTTAAGCTGGGCTGAAGAAGATCGTCCGCGTGAAAAACTGATGCTAAAAGGAAAATCCGCCCTCTCCGATGCAGAGTTGATTGGCATTCTGATCGGTTCTGGTACCATCTCCATGAGTGCAGTAGACCTTGCCAAATTAATCCTTAATAATGTAGATAATAACCTGAATGAGCTTGCCAAACTTTCCCTCCAAGACTTGAAAAAATTTAAGGGTATCGGAGAAGCAAAAGCCATTAGTATCATGAGTGCGCTTGAGCTGGGAAGGAGAAGGAGAGAAAGTGAAGGTCCAAAGAAAATTCGCATTACTTCTTCCAACGATGTATATGACCTGATGGCTCCTCACCTGCTTGATCTGATGCACGAAGAATTCTGGGTAATTTTATTGAACCGCGCTAATACCGTTATAAAAAAAGTACAGGTAAGCGCAGGGGGTGTAGCCGGAACGGTTGCCGATCCGAAGATCATTTTTAAGATCGCCTTGGAAAATCTTTCCAGTGGTATTATTCTGGTACACAACCATCCATCGGGAAACCTGATGCCCAGCCAGGCTGATAAAGATATCACCCGCCGTATGAAAGAAGCCGGCAAACTGCTGGAAATACCAGTGCTCGATCACGTGATTTTCGCAGATAAATCCTGTTTCAGTTTTGCCGATGAAGGCATCCTGTAA
- a CDS encoding LytR/AlgR family response regulator transcription factor — protein sequence MILKCLIVDDEPLARNLLTEYVKKIPFLQLLDACASPMAAIEVLRNQHVDLLFLDIQMPEITGISLLKILQKKPLVILTTAYSEYALEGYELDVVDYLMKPITLDRFLRAVDKASQRLSGSAPVSTPAPERVPVENTPPFIFVKDGTKLLKVNLKDILYVEGLKDYVAIYTRQQKIVSLQRLKSLETQLPADRFIRIHHSYIISLEAIDAIHKEKVQIGHTYIPISDSYRKPFKDFIERNQIQPD from the coding sequence TTGATTCTCAAATGTTTAATCGTAGATGATGAACCTCTGGCCCGCAACCTGCTGACTGAATATGTAAAAAAAATACCTTTTTTGCAGTTGCTTGATGCTTGTGCCAGTCCGATGGCTGCCATTGAGGTACTCCGCAATCAGCACGTAGATTTGCTGTTTCTGGATATTCAAATGCCGGAAATTACCGGAATCAGTTTACTTAAGATCCTTCAGAAAAAACCCCTTGTGATTCTTACCACCGCTTATTCAGAATATGCCCTGGAAGGCTACGAACTGGATGTGGTAGATTACCTGATGAAACCCATCACCCTGGACCGTTTTCTCCGGGCGGTAGATAAAGCCAGCCAGCGTTTATCTGGCTCCGCTCCTGTATCTACTCCTGCTCCGGAAAGAGTACCAGTTGAGAATACGCCTCCGTTTATTTTTGTAAAAGATGGCACTAAGCTCCTGAAAGTGAATTTGAAAGATATTTTATATGTAGAAGGGCTGAAAGATTATGTAGCCATTTACACCCGTCAGCAGAAAATTGTGAGTTTGCAACGGCTAAAATCCCTGGAAACCCAGCTGCCTGCCGACCGTTTTATCCGGATTCATCACTCGTATATTATCTCTCTGGAAGCAATTGATGCCATCCACAAAGAAAAAGTACAAATTGGACATACCTATATTCCGATCAGTGATTCTTACCGCAAACCATTTAAAGACTTTATAGAGCGCAACCAGATTCAACCGGACTAA
- a CDS encoding sensor histidine kinase: MQSFVQRNRVVLLHVSFWCVYLSFFIFQISRFEFTWQRIATTTSLAMTSTILIAYLNYFLLLPRFLAGKNVWKYLLGFLAVFMFFIASRLYLERWLIDGYTYQEKYLYTPRFIVQISAVALFIAIFVAMLRFAEQWFELEARKKEVENEKLMAELNFLKAQINPHFLFNTLNNLYYLAFTQSPNTTEVIAKLSQMMRYMIYDSNHPKVMLSKEIEYMQNYISLEKLRLNNQIPICFKIEGSPDQILIAPLIFITFLENAFKHGVSNNQSGSWVKISICINGKECVYKVENSKISSNGQAHTGKSGIGLQNVQRRLALSYPGKYELKTNDLPDRYSIQLNLLLN; encoded by the coding sequence ATGCAATCTTTTGTTCAGCGCAATCGGGTGGTGTTGTTGCATGTTTCCTTCTGGTGTGTTTACTTATCCTTCTTTATCTTCCAGATCAGCCGATTTGAATTTACCTGGCAACGTATTGCTACTACCACCAGCCTGGCTATGACTTCTACCATACTGATTGCATACCTGAATTATTTTTTGCTATTGCCACGTTTTCTGGCCGGAAAAAATGTATGGAAATACCTGTTGGGATTTTTAGCAGTATTTATGTTCTTCATTGCCAGCCGTCTTTACCTGGAACGATGGCTTATTGATGGATATACCTATCAGGAAAAATATTTATATACGCCCCGGTTTATTGTGCAGATATCAGCTGTGGCCTTATTTATTGCCATTTTTGTAGCGATGCTCCGTTTTGCAGAACAGTGGTTTGAGCTGGAAGCCAGGAAAAAAGAGGTGGAAAACGAAAAATTAATGGCTGAACTAAATTTCCTCAAGGCACAGATTAATCCGCATTTTTTATTTAATACCCTCAATAACTTATACTACCTGGCTTTTACCCAGTCGCCTAATACTACAGAGGTGATTGCCAAACTTTCGCAGATGATGCGCTATATGATTTATGATTCGAATCATCCCAAGGTTATGCTCAGTAAAGAGATTGAATATATGCAGAACTATATCAGCCTCGAAAAGCTGCGTTTGAATAATCAGATACCGATTTGTTTTAAAATTGAGGGCAGTCCGGACCAGATATTGATTGCGCCCCTGATTTTTATTACTTTTCTGGAAAATGCATTCAAACACGGGGTAAGTAATAACCAGTCAGGCTCATGGGTGAAGATTTCTATCTGCATTAATGGGAAAGAATGTGTATATAAAGTAGAAAACAGCAAAATTTCTTCAAACGGGCAGGCACATACAGGAAAATCAGGCATTGGCTTACAAAATGTGCAACGCAGACTGGCCCTGAGTTATCCCGGAAAATACGAGCTTAAAACCAACGATTTGCCCGACCGTTATAGCATACAACTTAACTTGTTACTCAATTGA